In Cherax quadricarinatus isolate ZL_2023a chromosome 36, ASM3850222v1, whole genome shotgun sequence, one DNA window encodes the following:
- the LOC128691287 gene encoding coiled-coil domain-containing protein 177-like: MKGQGLRLDLYNFDLPQHQDCAYILTSPRSLEACRRLSIKPVELLYISRDDYEAAHPEQSLQERLVTYHSLERRRLKRLREARELRDRLLVDEERRVRTLSEGGGEGSSGTLQGMTATSLPGHSKERQGEEVDRNKEEEKEEGKEESQQREKDGCSSSSASVLGRQDSQASSSSSSSSTSTSAASKSSSKQLKDQENLARSLISRQCKL; encoded by the exons ATGAAGGGTCAAGGGTTGAGGTTGGACCTGTACAACTTCGACCTTCCTCAGCACCAGGACTGTGCTTACATCCTCACCAGTCCTCGCTCCCTTGAGGCCTGCAGACGTCTCTCTATCAAG CCAGTGGAGTTGCTATACATATCTCGTGATGACTACGAGGCTGCACATCCAGAGCAATCCCTGCAGGAGAGACTAGTCACATACCACTCCCTCGAGCGACGTAGACTAA AGCGTTTACGTGAAGCTCGGGAGCTGCGAGATCGTCTTCTGGTTGACGAGGAGAGACGTGTCCGGACCCTCA gtgaaggtggtggtgaagggtcaAGCGGCACCTTACAGGGAATGACAGCAACCTCGTTGCCTGGCCACAGCAAGGAGAGACAAGGAGAGGAGGTAGACAGGAAtaaagaggaggaaaaggaggaagggaaagaagaaagccaacagagagagaaagacggTTGCAGCTCGTCCTCAGCGTCTGTCCTGGGGAGGCAAGACAGCCAggcatcctcctcctcttcttcctcctccacctccacttccgcAGCCTCCAAGTCCTCCTCCAAGCAACTCAAGGACCAGGAGAACTTAGCTCGCAGTCTCATCTCCAGGCAGTGtaagttgtag